The sequence TGCATTGCCCATAAAGCCACTTACCTGACCTTTATAGTAGTTTACATCCCCTTGAACGTTTTGCACCTGCTCAATGGAATCTGCAAGGTTTTCAATATCAGTATTTGTTATGTTAATGTTATTGTTTTGAACATAATTGTTAATGATGTTCACAATTGTGTTGTGGTCTGTAATATTGTCTTTTGAAACTTCCTGTTTTACGTCATCCACCAGTTTTGAAAGTGAATTTGGGTCGACACCTGAGTTGTCGACAATTTCTGCCTGTGTGCTGATCTCGTCAGCTGCAGCCTCTTTTACTTTTTCCGGAATTTCAACGTTTGTAGCCGCTTCGTATGAATTCATGATTCCTGCAAGGGCTGATTCGCCTGTTGCAGATACAGGGCTTGTTACATAAACATGACCTGCTGTAATTCCAGCGGATTTTAAGGCTGAAATGTACATGTCGCCTGTTACAGTTGTGATTTTTGATTTGTCAACACTTACCTGCAATTTTGCATTGTCGTTTAAATCCACAAGTGCTGAAGACAATATTTGATTGGAACTGTAAGTTTTACCTGTTATTCCAGTAGATATTTTATTTACCTGATCGGCAGTGATTATTTTTGAATCAGCGCCGTTTAAATCTACATTTGCCTGACTTTTAAAGAAGTCATCAACAGTTGATTTGTAATCTGAATTTGAGTGAGTTGCTTCACCATAAGTTACTACGACGGAATTTGCTTCGCCTGAAAATCCAATAGGAATGATCATGGCGAGTACGATTAAAGCCAAGATGGCTATAGTAATTTTACGCATTTTATATCACCTCTGTAAATTCCTATTTTTAGTTAGTCGAAGTAGTATTTAAATGTTACAGTTTTCTGGACATTTTCTAAAAATTCAAAAGTTCAGAAAAAGATTATAAAAAATATACAATAATATATGCTAAAATTTTAAAAATTATTCAATTTTATTAATTTTGAAATTAAAAATTTAGCAATGTGTCAAATATCTACTTGGTGCCCAGAAGCACATCATCCATTCCATTGTAGCCTACAGTCTCACCTGTCCTTTTGGCAACCCCTTTAGCCTCAACGGCAAGTTTGTCTGCAGCATTGTTCATCACATTGTTCGAATGGCCCTTGACCTTGACAAAGAGCAGTTCACAGTTTTTATTTTCAATTTCACCCATCAGATTCCAGATTGCCTTAACTAGTTCCAGATTTTCAATAACCTTCCCATTGGATTTCCTCCAGCCCCTTTTCTGCCAGTTTTTGGCCCATTGGGTGAAAATTCCAATGCAGTATCCGCTGTCAGTGTAGATTTCGATTTTATCCCCATCAGTACAACAGTCGAGAAAGTCTCTCATGGAGGCGTATATCGCATAGAGTTCCATTTCGTTGTTGGTCGTTAGCCTGCACCCACCAGACTGGCTTGAGTCCTCCTCGCCATTAAAACATCTGATATATGCCCAGCCGCCTTCACAGCGAAGGTATTTTCCGCCCCTGTTGACCATTGTTGCAGCACCGTCTGTAAAATAAGAGTAAGTATCCATGTCTGTCACCTTATATAATATTTAATATGATGATAAATATACTTTAATCAGAGGTAGTTAAATATGCAGAGCAAAATTTCAGAAATTCTAGAAATGCAGTTTCCGCCGATTGCACTTCTAAAATCAGACACCAAACCGGAAGATGCAACAGGCCCTAAAGGCGAAAGGGGCGGCTGCGTAATGAGCTTTGTTGCACAGACCATTGCAAAAAGAAAGACAACATACTTCGGCCGTGAGCACATCACATGCGGAGGAATATCAGTAGGCTTCGGATGGGGTTCAGGCATGGCCAATGAGGATGCAGTTGACTTTCAGGCAACATTCCTCTCATTGGGCGTCGACTCCGCTCCCGATAGAGCAGCCTACGAAGAGAGATTAAGCCACATGCCGAAACACACAAGCGAAATGTTCAGGCACGGCGAGAGAATATACTGCGATTTTGAAACGGCAAAAAGCGGCATCAAGTCAAGGCCTGTTTATGATGAGGGCCAGTACGTGATATTCAAGGCTCTTGAAAATCTTGAGGATGATGAAATTCCAAAATCAGTCATATTTACAGTCAATCCTATGGAGCTGACCGTCCTGACACAAATCAACTCATCTTTCAGGGCCAACAATGCCTGCATCATGACCCCGCAGGCCTCAGCATGCCAGGCAATCGGAAACTTTGTTTTCAGGGAGGCTGAAAGCGATGATCCGAAACCGGTTCTCGGACCGATTGACTTTGCCGGAAGGGGCAAGATGAAGCATTTCATACCGAATGAATACATGAATCTTTCAATGCCATGGGAGCTGTTCCTGAAGCTTGAGGAGCTGAGCGAGACAAGCGTTCTTCAAACCGACCTGTGGAAGAAATTCAAATAGTCCGATTGTTTCGGACAATTTAACTTTTTTTTAAATTAAAACATTTATTAATTTATAAAATCTAATAATTTACCAATGAAACAATTAATCACGCCACTGAAAAATAAAATCGGATACATTTTTGCGATATTTCTCTTTCTGATTATCCAGGTTTACTGCGATTTGACACTGCCGCAGTATACTGCAGACATTGTAAATATCGGTATTCAAAACACAGACTTCGATTTTATCATGGCAACGGGCGAGATGATGCTTTTGATGGTGGCGATATCCGCTCTTGCAACAGTTGGCGTGTCCTATTTTTCAAGCAGGGTGTCTTCCGGATATGCAAAGGACCTGAGAAAAATTGTCTATTCGAAAGTTTTAAAATTCTCAAACCATGAGCTGAATGAGATTTCAAGGTCCTCGCTGATTACAAGGTCAACCAATGACATCAACCAGCTTCAGGGCGTTCTTGCAATGATTTTTACAACACTGCTTTTTGCGCCTCTTCTGGGAGTCGGAAGTATCATAAAGGCCTTTGAGCTTGGAACCGACCTTTCATGGATTATTGCAGTCACATTTGTGGCCGTGGTTGTCCTTCTTGTAATCGTTATGGTCAGGGTGCTGCCGTATTTCAGAATCACCCAGGAAATCATCGACAAAATCAACAAGACATCAAGGGAAATTCTGATTGGAATACCTGTAATCAAGGCGTTTGTAAGGCAGGATTATGAGCGTGAAAGATTCGAGAAGGTAAACAGGCACTTTTATGATGTAAACATCTACGTATTCAGGACAATGCTAATCATGCTTCCGCTGATGACACTGATTATGAACCTGATGATTGTCCTGATTCTATATTACGGGGCATATGATGCAATGACAGGCTCAATCCTGACCGGAGACATCATCGCATTCATCCAGTATGCAACACAGATTGTGACCTCGTTTCTGATGATCGGGGCATTCATCATCATTCTGCCT is a genomic window of Methanobrevibacter sp. containing:
- a CDS encoding ribonuclease H, translating into MDTYSYFTDGAATMVNRGGKYLRCEGGWAYIRCFNGEEDSSQSGGCRLTTNNEMELYAIYASMRDFLDCCTDGDKIEIYTDSGYCIGIFTQWAKNWQKRGWRKSNGKVIENLELVKAIWNLMGEIENKNCELLFVKVKGHSNNVMNNAADKLAVEAKGVAKRTGETVGYNGMDDVLLGTK
- a CDS encoding DUF169 domain-containing protein — encoded protein: MQSKISEILEMQFPPIALLKSDTKPEDATGPKGERGGCVMSFVAQTIAKRKTTYFGREHITCGGISVGFGWGSGMANEDAVDFQATFLSLGVDSAPDRAAYEERLSHMPKHTSEMFRHGERIYCDFETAKSGIKSRPVYDEGQYVIFKALENLEDDEIPKSVIFTVNPMELTVLTQINSSFRANNACIMTPQASACQAIGNFVFREAESDDPKPVLGPIDFAGRGKMKHFIPNEYMNLSMPWELFLKLEELSETSVLQTDLWKKFK
- a CDS encoding DUF1002 domain-containing protein — encoded protein: MRKITIAILALIVLAMIIPIGFSGEANSVVVTYGEATHSNSDYKSTVDDFFKSQANVDLNGADSKIITADQVNKISTGITGKTYSSNQILSSALVDLNDNAKLQVSVDKSKITTVTGDMYISALKSAGITAGHVYVTSPVSATGESALAGIMNSYEAATNVEIPEKVKEAAADEISTQAEIVDNSGVDPNSLSKLVDDVKQEVSKDNITDHNTIVNIINNYVQNNNINITNTDIENLADSIEQVQNVQGDVNYYKGQVSGFMGNATSNGFSIEGILDWIKSFINGI
- a CDS encoding ABC transporter ATP-binding protein, which produces MKQLITPLKNKIGYIFAIFLFLIIQVYCDLTLPQYTADIVNIGIQNTDFDFIMATGEMMLLMVAISALATVGVSYFSSRVSSGYAKDLRKIVYSKVLKFSNHELNEISRSSLITRSTNDINQLQGVLAMIFTTLLFAPLLGVGSIIKAFELGTDLSWIIAVTFVAVVVLLVIVMVRVLPYFRITQEIIDKINKTSREILIGIPVIKAFVRQDYERERFEKVNRHFYDVNIYVFRTMLIMLPLMTLIMNLMIVLILYYGAYDAMTGSILTGDIIAFIQYATQIVTSFLMIGAFIIILPRILVSGRRVNEVLTTEITITDGDLDEISPNSTIEFRHVRYEYPGSEKETLKDISFSLRPGKTTAIIGGTGSGKSTILNLIPRLQDPTSGEILIDGKNIKDFKLKTLRDKISFTPQKAILFQGTVRSNIQTGKNDATDDEIRSALSLAQVDFVEDLSEEVTQGGSNFSGGQKQRLSIARAIIGTHDFYLFDDCFSALDMNTERKIKENLKSLEDSSILIVSQRISTIMDADEILVIDNGEIVDRGTHTALVESCEIYREIVNTQIDTMEALS